A genomic segment from Desulfonatronum lacustre DSM 10312 encodes:
- a CDS encoding lysophospholipid acyltransferase family protein, whose amino-acid sequence MTEVPPPEAAPPAASRRLGPSALVMSAVVYPLLILQTLAFVLLAPIVLPLARLATGRPMDRIVRYFIRFYGQVWMVLIAPFTRFEKIDLALDRFPQPCIIVLNHRSLFDIFCMGALPFSNGGFALRSWPFRMFWYAPFMRLARYVDMESLGREEGLLRCRELLAEGISLMFFPEGHRSRDGRLGRFYSGAFKLAVETNTPIVPVCISGTDHLLPPGALLMAPTTIRLQALSAVDPSTFTGESGHVALRKTVKAAMAEALEKQR is encoded by the coding sequence ATGACCGAGGTTCCCCCGCCGGAGGCCGCGCCGCCCGCGGCTTCACGGCGCCTGGGGCCGTCAGCGCTGGTGATGAGCGCGGTGGTTTATCCTCTGCTGATCCTGCAAACCCTGGCCTTCGTTCTCCTGGCCCCGATAGTCCTCCCCCTGGCCCGCCTCGCCACCGGCCGACCCATGGACCGGATCGTACGGTATTTCATCCGGTTCTACGGCCAGGTCTGGATGGTCCTCATCGCCCCTTTCACGCGCTTTGAAAAAATCGACTTGGCCCTGGACCGCTTTCCCCAACCCTGTATCATCGTCCTGAACCACCGCTCTCTTTTCGATATTTTCTGCATGGGGGCCCTGCCCTTCAGCAACGGCGGGTTCGCCCTGCGGTCCTGGCCGTTCCGGATGTTCTGGTACGCCCCGTTCATGCGCCTAGCCCGTTACGTGGACATGGAATCCCTGGGCCGGGAGGAAGGCTTGCTCCGCTGCCGTGAACTCCTGGCGGAAGGTATTTCGTTGATGTTTTTCCCGGAAGGCCACCGGAGTCGGGACGGACGACTCGGCAGGTTCTACTCCGGGGCGTTCAAGCTGGCCGTGGAAACCAACACGCCCATCGTGCCGGTCTGCATTTCCGGCACGGATCACCTCCTGCCGCCGGGCGCCCTGCTCATGGCCCCGACTACCATCCGCCTCCAGGCACTATCGGCAGTTGATCCGTCCACCTTCACCGGCGAATCCGGACACGTGGCCCTGCGCAAGACCGTCAAGGCGGCCATGGCCGAGGCCCTTGAAAAACAGCGGTGA
- a CDS encoding acyl carrier protein, translated as MQQDIQKDIIDTVNTALAEEFELDAEAMKPEAHLFNELGLDSLDAVDMVIVLEKAFGCKLRDEQAIREIRTLGDLYAFIETKRKELE; from the coding sequence ATGCAGCAAGACATCCAGAAAGACATTATTGATACCGTAAACACCGCCCTGGCCGAGGAATTCGAACTGGACGCGGAGGCCATGAAGCCCGAGGCGCACCTGTTCAACGAACTGGGGCTGGACAGCCTGGATGCCGTGGACATGGTCATCGTCCTGGAGAAGGCCTTTGGCTGCAAGCTCCGGGACGAGCAGGCCATCCGGGAAATCCGCACCCTGGGCGACCTGTACGCCTTCATTGAGACCAAGCGCAAGGAACTGGAATGA
- a CDS encoding beta-ketoacyl-[acyl-carrier-protein] synthase family protein, with amino-acid sequence MSLNRVVITGLGAVSPYGVGVETLYAAMTRGQSAITEHPDLKAIKGLRCHIAGLVPELDAREIPRKHRRTMSRMSVFAVLAAMEALESARVDESLRRSEQTGVIIGTTVGSPQTLQDFFAEYLREFSIEQVKSSLFFKIMGHTCAANVAQALGIGGRVMAPSAACATGVQAIGLGYEAIALGRQGIMLCGGAEELHPLTVGIFDIINAASTGYNTDPGRSPRPFDARRDGTVCSEGGGVLVLESLDSALERGVPILAEIIGFASNSDTTNISTPDPGRIEQCMRLALADAGLEPGQVDYVNAHATATELGDPAECRAIARLFGDAVPVSGFKGHLGHTLAASGALELIAVVRMLQDGLCLPTLNLDQPDPECAMVRHVREPEPRIMDIAVKNNFALGGVNASLIVRKFAEHAARHPERHY; translated from the coding sequence ATGTCGCTGAACCGGGTGGTGATTACGGGGCTGGGAGCGGTCTCGCCCTACGGCGTGGGCGTGGAGACGCTGTACGCGGCCATGACCCGCGGCCAAAGCGCAATAACCGAGCATCCAGACCTCAAAGCGATCAAGGGCTTGCGCTGTCACATCGCCGGGCTCGTTCCGGAGCTGGATGCCAGGGAGATTCCCAGAAAACACCGTCGCACCATGTCCCGGATGTCCGTCTTCGCCGTGCTGGCCGCCATGGAGGCCCTGGAATCGGCCCGGGTCGACGAGTCGTTGCGCCGCTCCGAGCAGACCGGCGTGATCATCGGGACCACCGTGGGCAGCCCTCAGACCCTGCAGGATTTCTTCGCGGAGTATTTGCGGGAATTTTCCATCGAGCAGGTCAAGTCGTCCCTGTTCTTCAAGATCATGGGCCACACCTGCGCGGCCAACGTGGCCCAGGCCCTGGGCATCGGCGGCCGGGTCATGGCCCCCTCCGCCGCCTGCGCCACCGGAGTGCAGGCCATCGGCCTGGGCTACGAAGCCATCGCCCTGGGCCGACAAGGGATCATGCTCTGCGGCGGTGCCGAGGAACTGCATCCGTTGACCGTGGGCATTTTCGATATTATCAACGCGGCCTCCACCGGATACAATACCGATCCGGGCAGATCGCCCCGACCATTCGACGCCCGGCGAGACGGCACGGTTTGTTCCGAGGGCGGCGGGGTTCTCGTTCTGGAATCCCTGGATTCCGCGCTGGAGCGGGGTGTCCCGATCCTGGCCGAAATCATCGGGTTCGCCTCCAACTCCGACACCACGAACATCTCCACCCCGGACCCCGGTCGGATCGAGCAATGCATGCGCCTGGCCCTGGCCGACGCCGGGCTGGAACCCGGTCAGGTCGACTACGTCAACGCCCACGCCACGGCCACGGAACTGGGCGACCCGGCGGAATGCCGGGCCATTGCCCGGCTCTTCGGCGACGCCGTGCCCGTCAGCGGTTTCAAGGGCCACCTGGGGCACACCTTGGCCGCCAGCGGAGCCCTGGAATTGATCGCCGTGGTGCGCATGCTCCAGGACGGTCTGTGCCTGCCGACCTTGAACCTGGACCAACCCGACCCTGAATGCGCCATGGTCCGCCATGTCCGGGAACCGGAACCCCGCATTATGGATATCGCCGTCAAAAACAACTTCGCCCTGGGCGGAGTCAATGCCTCATTGATCGTAAGGAAATTCGCCGAACATGCAGCAAGACATCCAGAAAGACATTATTGA
- a CDS encoding phytoene desaturase family protein, with product MKFDHIVIGSGISGLACAVILAQRGRRVAVVEKTGQAAPLLKGFERKGLHFDTGFHYTGAYGRGEVLDVYFRCLGIEDGLTKVPYDADCFDAARFPLDDFSFGFPQGYDRLRQRLHADYPGEKAGIDAYLRIVAEEFDRSPHLNLDLPFDAVGAFNPLHEQSVASCLGGLFRDERLRALLSLHFLLYGVEPGQASMALHAQVCGSLYQSVHGIKGGGKSLVAALTRRLEELGVVLLTGRNVKRIEVASGHCRGVALEDGEVVRADACIAAIHPCSLLSMVDEAAFRPATRRRFQAYEETSSGFMFSAAVDTFPNILDRKNLFLCPDLDLDGYCRPDRPIEKRPFFLAAAGAADGSSARGMILLCPASMEEMRPWLNSGPRDRPESYRTTKQELMNRVQAHVLRMVPEIGSMTMLDCATPLTFRDWVNIPSGSLYGIKQKHGQIAPSPLTKIKGLLLTGQALTGPGVLGATISAFLTCGFILGPETLRKEVQQCR from the coding sequence ATGAAGTTCGACCATATCGTTATCGGCTCAGGAATTTCCGGGCTGGCCTGCGCCGTCATCCTGGCCCAGAGGGGGCGCCGGGTGGCCGTGGTGGAGAAGACCGGTCAGGCCGCCCCGCTGCTCAAGGGGTTTGAGCGCAAGGGCCTGCATTTCGATACCGGGTTTCATTACACCGGCGCGTATGGCCGGGGCGAGGTTCTGGACGTCTATTTTCGCTGCCTGGGGATCGAGGACGGGCTGACCAAGGTCCCCTACGACGCCGACTGCTTTGACGCGGCGCGCTTTCCTCTGGACGATTTTTCCTTCGGTTTTCCCCAGGGGTATGACCGGCTTCGTCAGCGGCTGCACGCGGATTATCCTGGGGAAAAGGCCGGAATTGACGCCTATCTGCGGATCGTGGCCGAGGAATTTGACCGTTCCCCGCACCTGAACCTGGACCTGCCCTTTGACGCCGTCGGCGCGTTCAATCCCCTGCACGAGCAAAGCGTCGCGAGTTGTCTGGGCGGGCTGTTCCGGGACGAACGGCTGCGGGCCCTGCTGTCCCTGCACTTTCTGCTGTACGGCGTGGAGCCGGGCCAGGCCTCCATGGCCCTGCACGCCCAAGTCTGCGGCTCCCTGTATCAGTCCGTGCATGGGATCAAGGGTGGCGGCAAAAGCCTGGTCGCGGCCTTGACCCGCCGTCTGGAAGAGTTGGGCGTGGTTCTGCTGACCGGACGCAACGTCAAGCGAATTGAAGTTGCTTCTGGGCATTGTCGTGGCGTGGCGTTGGAAGACGGCGAGGTTGTCCGGGCGGATGCCTGCATCGCCGCCATCCACCCGTGCTCCCTGCTGTCCATGGTTGATGAAGCGGCCTTTCGCCCCGCCACCAGACGTCGCTTTCAGGCCTACGAGGAAACTTCGTCGGGCTTCATGTTTTCCGCCGCGGTGGATACATTTCCCAATATCCTGGATCGCAAGAATCTGTTTCTCTGCCCGGATCTGGATCTGGACGGATATTGCCGGCCCGACCGGCCTATTGAGAAGCGTCCGTTTTTTCTGGCCGCCGCCGGAGCGGCCGACGGCTCCTCCGCACGAGGAATGATCCTGCTCTGTCCGGCGTCCATGGAGGAAATGCGGCCCTGGCTGAACTCCGGCCCACGAGATCGTCCGGAATCCTACCGGACGACGAAACAGGAACTGATGAACCGGGTTCAGGCCCATGTATTGAGGATGGTCCCGGAAATCGGCTCCATGACCATGCTGGACTGCGCCACCCCCCTGACGTTCAGGGATTGGGTCAACATTCCCTCGGGCAGCCTCTACGGGATCAAACAGAAGCACGGCCAGATCGCTCCGTCTCCCCTGACCAAGATCAAGGGCCTGTTGCTGACCGGCCAAGCCCTGACCGGCCCAGGGGTTCTGGGCGCGACGATTTCCGCCTTTCTGACCTGCGGATTCATCCTGGGGCCGGAAACGCTGCGCAAGGAGGTCCAGCAATGTCGCTGA